The Streptomyces aurantiacus genome includes a region encoding these proteins:
- the coaE gene encoding dephospho-CoA kinase translates to MLKVGLTGGIGAGKSEVSRLLVEHGAVLIDADRIAREVVAPGTPGLAAVVDAFGEDVLAADGSLDRPKLGSIVFADAEKLAVLNSIVHPLVGARSRELEEAASADSVVVHDVPLLTENGLAPLYDLVIVVDASTGTQLDRLVRLRGMTEEDARARMAAQATREQRREIADVVIDNDVPLDALRRRVHDVWTDLVRRAASE, encoded by the coding sequence ATGCTGAAGGTGGGCCTGACCGGCGGGATCGGCGCCGGCAAGAGCGAGGTGTCGCGGCTGCTCGTGGAGCACGGCGCCGTGCTGATCGACGCGGACAGGATCGCGCGGGAGGTCGTCGCGCCGGGGACACCCGGGCTGGCGGCGGTCGTCGACGCCTTCGGCGAGGACGTGCTCGCCGCGGACGGCAGCCTCGACCGGCCGAAGCTCGGCTCGATCGTCTTCGCGGACGCGGAGAAGCTCGCCGTGCTGAACTCGATCGTGCACCCGCTGGTGGGTGCCCGTTCCCGCGAGCTCGAAGAAGCGGCCTCCGCGGACTCCGTGGTGGTGCACGACGTGCCCCTGCTCACGGAGAACGGCCTCGCCCCGCTGTACGACCTCGTGATCGTGGTCGACGCGAGCACCGGGACCCAGCTCGACCGTCTCGTCCGGCTGCGCGGCATGACCGAGGAGGACGCGCGCGCCAGGATGGCGGCCCAGGCCACCCGCGAGCAGCGCCGCGAGATCGCGGACGTCGTCATCGACAACGACGTGCCACTCGATGCGCTGCGGCGGCGGGTACACGACGTGTGGACGGACCTCGTGCGGCGGGCGGCCTCGGAATAG
- a CDS encoding tetratricopeptide repeat protein: MPETSGFAGRTPETHVIDFRAAEQLLAARDPRGAVKLLDGVIAAYPENTAARLLRARAFFAAAQLRPAELEFTIVLEREPDNAFAHFALARTYERSGRPEQARRHFRLAAALDPQPEYLTAARFDS, translated from the coding sequence GTGCCCGAGACCAGCGGATTCGCCGGACGTACTCCGGAGACGCATGTCATCGACTTCCGTGCCGCCGAGCAGTTGCTCGCCGCGCGGGACCCCAGGGGCGCGGTCAAGCTGCTCGACGGAGTCATCGCCGCGTACCCGGAGAACACGGCGGCACGGCTGCTGCGGGCGCGCGCCTTCTTCGCCGCGGCGCAACTGCGGCCCGCCGAGCTGGAGTTCACCATCGTCCTGGAGCGCGAACCGGACAACGCGTTCGCGCACTTCGCACTCGCCCGCACCTACGAGCGCTCCGGACGGCCCGAGCAGGCCAGACGGCATTTCCGGCTCGCGGCGGCTCTGGACCCACAGCCGGAGTACCTGACCGCGGCACGGTTCGACTCCTGA
- a CDS encoding DUF6343 family protein, producing the protein MRTGSEPTTARSALRARLWLSVWGLVWAIIGTAAFALVGRPGWAVACGVLWLVVTVDLTMILRHLRQGPHYQPGRDIPPYSPPEHRV; encoded by the coding sequence ATGCGTACAGGCAGTGAACCCACGACCGCGCGCAGTGCGCTGCGGGCTCGCCTGTGGCTCAGTGTGTGGGGCCTGGTGTGGGCGATCATCGGGACGGCCGCGTTCGCCCTGGTCGGGCGTCCCGGCTGGGCGGTCGCCTGTGGCGTGCTGTGGCTGGTCGTCACCGTCGACCTGACGATGATCCTCAGGCATCTCCGCCAGGGACCGCACTACCAGCCCGGCCGCGACATCCCGCCGTACTCGCCGCCGGAGCACCGCGTGTAG
- a CDS encoding acyltransferase domain-containing protein yields MLVEELRADEKLARWLRDLENEGEPRTDAGLPDAVELPDLLLDLSVPHEHVNELVSLRARLAADPEAMALLRRCVDRFVRDMGEVGKGWEPPVFPESTGALGRTFHVFVFIAALPYVRAYHRQRDMPADVSRRTLADLGRHLAVHARRTGTIGLQVPWWIALHFHGELYQLGRLQFQRARLGGHTGRAASAAGLGTGPGELCLSLHIADFRGPLSPEACDRSLDLAREFFARHYPDEHYEVAVCHSWLLDPQLKRYLPADSNIVRFQERFKVAHEETKADDKAPVGFVFGDPELPVEDLPRRTGVERAVGDHLRAGGHWYGGQGWFAL; encoded by the coding sequence CTGCTGGTGGAGGAGCTGCGGGCGGACGAGAAGCTCGCCCGGTGGCTGAGGGACCTGGAGAACGAGGGCGAACCGCGTACGGATGCGGGCCTGCCGGACGCGGTCGAGCTGCCTGACCTGCTGCTCGACCTGTCCGTGCCGCACGAGCACGTCAACGAACTCGTCTCACTGCGCGCCCGGCTGGCGGCGGACCCGGAGGCGATGGCGTTGCTCAGGAGGTGCGTCGACCGGTTCGTCCGTGACATGGGGGAGGTCGGCAAGGGGTGGGAACCGCCGGTGTTCCCGGAGTCCACCGGGGCGCTCGGCCGCACCTTCCACGTGTTCGTCTTCATCGCCGCGCTGCCGTACGTGCGCGCCTACCACCGGCAGCGGGACATGCCGGCGGACGTCTCGCGGCGCACCCTCGCCGACCTGGGCCGGCACCTGGCCGTGCACGCCAGGCGGACCGGCACGATCGGGCTGCAGGTGCCGTGGTGGATCGCTCTGCACTTCCACGGCGAGCTGTACCAACTCGGGCGGCTGCAGTTCCAGCGCGCTCGGCTGGGCGGGCACACCGGGCGGGCGGCCTCGGCCGCGGGGCTCGGCACGGGCCCCGGCGAGCTCTGTCTGAGCCTGCACATCGCCGACTTCCGGGGGCCCCTGTCGCCGGAGGCCTGCGACCGGTCCCTGGACCTGGCCCGGGAGTTCTTCGCGCGCCACTACCCGGACGAGCACTACGAGGTGGCGGTCTGCCACTCCTGGCTGCTCGACCCGCAACTGAAGCGGTATCTGCCGGCCGACTCCAACATCGTGCGCTTCCAGGAGCGGTTCAAGGTCGCCCACGAGGAGACGAAGGCGGACGACAAGGCACCCGTCGGGTTCGTCTTCGGCGACCCCGAGCTGCCCGTGGAGGACCTTCCGCGGCGGACCGGGGTCGAGCGCGCGGTGGGCGACCACCTGCGGGCGGGTGGCCACTGGTACGGCGGGCAGGGCTGGTTCGCGTTGTAG
- a CDS encoding class I SAM-dependent methyltransferase translates to MREGYEGTGPGAITPDGCAVELYSRLPVQDEPDIIASAVPAGAHILELGCGVGRMTHPLLERGFTVTAVDESAEMLERVRGTRTIRGAIETLDLGERFDVVMLASFLVHSGDTEVRRGMLDVCRRHVADGGCVLIQREGENYHTDLPRERVDPSGFTIRMLSAEPVGDGVNSVRAEYVFPDAVWTQTFLARPLTKEEFEEALGEAGLRVDRYLTEDRVWVRAVPVAA, encoded by the coding sequence ATGCGTGAGGGATACGAGGGGACTGGACCCGGCGCCATCACGCCGGACGGCTGCGCGGTGGAGCTGTACTCGCGACTGCCCGTGCAGGACGAGCCGGACATCATCGCCTCGGCCGTGCCGGCGGGAGCGCACATTCTCGAACTGGGCTGCGGGGTGGGGCGGATGACCCATCCGCTCCTGGAGCGGGGATTCACCGTGACGGCCGTGGACGAGTCCGCCGAGATGCTGGAGCGGGTGCGTGGGACGCGCACGATACGCGGCGCGATCGAGACGCTCGACCTGGGGGAGAGATTCGATGTGGTGATGCTCGCGTCGTTCCTCGTGCACAGCGGGGACACCGAGGTGCGGCGCGGCATGCTGGACGTGTGCCGACGCCATGTCGCGGACGGCGGTTGTGTGTTGATTCAGCGCGAGGGCGAGAACTACCACACCGATCTGCCGCGCGAGCGGGTCGATCCGAGCGGGTTCACGATCCGCATGCTGTCCGCGGAGCCCGTCGGGGACGGGGTCAATTCGGTGCGGGCGGAGTATGTGTTCCCGGACGCCGTGTGGACGCAGACGTTCCTCGCCCGGCCGCTCACCAAGGAGGAGTTCGAGGAGGCGTTGGGCGAGGCGGGGCTGAGAGTCGACAGGTATCTGACGGAGGACCGGGTCTGGGTACGGGCGGTGCCTGTGGCGGCGTGA
- a CDS encoding DoxX family protein, protein MSETTVPVASAPARTVVAESATARGRRARLALRGLQVLLALFYVIASAVPKLVAHSSAVESFDEIGWGSAGMYTIGLLELAGGIALVIPVLASVAAVSLSALMVGAFITQIAVFDGEYAATPLILIVPLALIAWARRGQAAELPRLVRRRS, encoded by the coding sequence ATGTCCGAGACCACCGTTCCCGTCGCCTCCGCCCCGGCCCGCACCGTCGTCGCCGAGTCCGCGACCGCCCGCGGCCGCCGTGCCCGCCTCGCACTGCGAGGGCTGCAGGTGCTGCTCGCGCTCTTCTACGTGATCGCGAGCGCGGTGCCCAAGCTCGTCGCGCACTCCTCGGCGGTCGAGTCGTTCGACGAGATCGGCTGGGGCAGCGCCGGGATGTACACCATCGGTCTCCTCGAACTGGCCGGCGGCATAGCGCTGGTGATCCCCGTACTGGCCTCCGTGGCAGCCGTCTCGCTGAGCGCGCTGATGGTGGGTGCGTTCATCACGCAGATCGCCGTGTTCGACGGGGAGTACGCGGCGACCCCGCTCATCCTGATCGTGCCGCTCGCGCTGATCGCCTGGGCACGACGGGGGCAGGCCGCGGAGCTGCCGAGGCTGGTCCGGCGTCGGTCCTGA
- a CDS encoding RNA-binding S4 domain-containing protein — protein MASGTQGNAARHEDDGPGAAGSADAVTDADAVAVAKAAAPTSGETVRVDSWIWSVRLVKTRSAGATACRGGHVRVNGERVKPAYAVRVGDEVRLRHADRERIVVVKRVIRKRVGAPVAAECYVDNSPPPPPREAVAPAGIRDRGTGRPTKRDRRDLERLRGIGSPDGTPKAP, from the coding sequence ATGGCTTCAGGGACTCAGGGGAACGCGGCGCGGCACGAGGACGACGGGCCGGGCGCGGCCGGCTCCGCCGATGCCGTGACCGATGCAGATGCCGTGGCCGTCGCGAAGGCGGCCGCGCCCACGAGCGGTGAGACCGTGCGTGTCGACAGCTGGATCTGGTCCGTCCGCCTCGTGAAAACCCGTTCCGCGGGCGCCACGGCCTGCCGCGGCGGTCACGTCCGGGTGAACGGCGAGCGGGTCAAGCCCGCGTACGCCGTCCGCGTCGGCGACGAGGTACGCCTGCGGCACGCGGACCGGGAGCGGATCGTCGTCGTGAAACGCGTGATCCGCAAGCGGGTCGGGGCTCCGGTCGCCGCCGAGTGCTATGTCGACAACAGCCCTCCGCCACCGCCCCGCGAGGCCGTCGCCCCCGCGGGCATCCGGGACCGGGGCACGGGCCGCCCCACCAAGCGCGACCGCCGCGACCTGGAACGCCTCCGTGGCATCGGCTCGCCCGACGGCACCCCGAAGGCACCCTGA
- a CDS encoding uracil-DNA glycosylase translates to MDQDRSLAGLDERIAGCRACPRLVDWREEVARTKRAAFADWTYWGRPVPGFGPPDASLLVVGLAPAAHGGNRTGRMFTGDRSGDVLYAALHDVGLASQPTSESADDGLALYGVRVTSPVHCAPPANKPTPEERNTCRPWLVSELRLLRPTLRAVVVLGGFGWQAALPAFAEAGWQVPRPRPAFAHGARVELEGPDRPLELFGCFHVSQRNTFTGRLTPQMLRDVLRTAARTAGLPTVQQAG, encoded by the coding sequence ATGGATCAGGACCGCAGCCTGGCCGGGCTGGACGAACGGATCGCCGGATGCCGGGCCTGCCCGCGGCTGGTCGATTGGCGGGAGGAGGTCGCCCGCACCAAGCGGGCCGCCTTCGCCGACTGGACGTACTGGGGCCGCCCGGTGCCGGGTTTCGGACCGCCGGACGCCTCCCTGCTGGTGGTCGGGCTCGCTCCCGCGGCGCACGGCGGGAACCGGACCGGGCGGATGTTCACGGGAGACCGGTCCGGAGACGTGTTGTACGCGGCGCTGCACGACGTGGGTCTCGCGTCGCAGCCCACGTCCGAGAGCGCCGACGACGGGCTGGCCCTGTACGGCGTCCGCGTCACGTCGCCCGTGCACTGCGCGCCGCCCGCCAACAAGCCGACGCCCGAGGAGCGGAACACCTGCCGCCCGTGGCTGGTGAGCGAGCTGCGACTGCTGAGGCCCACGCTCCGCGCGGTCGTCGTGCTCGGCGGTTTCGGCTGGCAGGCAGCGCTGCCCGCGTTCGCCGAGGCGGGGTGGCAGGTGCCCCGGCCCCGGCCGGCCTTCGCCCACGGGGCGCGGGTCGAGCTGGAGGGCCCGGATCGGCCGCTGGAGCTCTTCGGGTGCTTCCACGTCAGCCAGCGCAACACCTTCACCGGCCGGCTGACCCCCCAGATGCTGCGGGACGTGCTGCGTACGGCGGCTCGGACGGCGGGACTGCCGACCGTCCAGCAGGCGGGCTAG
- a CDS encoding alpha/beta fold hydrolase, with product MSPYPEIEPYDHGMLDVGDGNLVYWEVCGNPRGKPAVVLHGGPGSGCGPYFRRYFDPAAYRIVLLDQRGCGRSTPHASAYETDMSVNTTARLIGDLELLRRELGIERWLVWGVSWGSVLGLRYAQTHPGAVSELVLTGVATASSAEVDLLTRGLGQIFPEAFERFLAELPKDERDGNLAAAYNRLIESPDPEVRARAARAWTDWETAIVPAPPRSVERYEDPVFRLAFARTVTHYFGNDHFLADGNGDGDRDGQGKGKGGGDGGGGAQAVVLRDAPLLRGIPGTLVQGSLDLGNLLGTVWRLHHAWPGSELTVVDDVGHNAGAAGVVDALVAATDRYAARGTP from the coding sequence ATGAGCCCGTATCCGGAGATCGAACCGTATGACCACGGCATGCTCGACGTCGGTGACGGCAACCTTGTGTACTGGGAGGTGTGCGGGAACCCTCGGGGAAAGCCCGCGGTGGTGCTGCACGGTGGGCCCGGATCCGGCTGCGGCCCCTATTTCCGGCGCTACTTCGACCCGGCCGCGTACCGCATAGTCCTGCTCGACCAGCGCGGCTGCGGACGCTCGACGCCGCACGCGAGCGCGTACGAGACGGACATGAGCGTCAACACGACGGCGCGGCTGATCGGTGATCTGGAGCTGCTGCGGCGGGAGTTGGGCATCGAGCGATGGCTCGTGTGGGGTGTCTCATGGGGCTCCGTGCTCGGGCTGCGGTACGCGCAGACGCATCCCGGGGCCGTGTCGGAGCTGGTGCTCACGGGCGTGGCCACCGCGTCCAGTGCCGAAGTGGACCTCCTCACGAGGGGACTTGGGCAGATCTTCCCCGAGGCCTTCGAGCGGTTCCTCGCCGAGCTGCCCAAGGACGAGCGCGACGGGAACCTGGCGGCCGCGTACAACCGGCTGATCGAGTCCCCGGACCCGGAGGTGCGAGCCCGGGCCGCGCGCGCCTGGACCGACTGGGAGACGGCGATCGTTCCCGCTCCGCCGCGGTCGGTGGAGCGGTACGAGGACCCGGTGTTCCGCCTGGCCTTCGCCCGCACCGTCACCCACTACTTCGGCAACGACCACTTCCTGGCGGACGGCAACGGCGACGGCGACCGAGACGGACAGGGGAAGGGCAAGGGCGGTGGTGACGGTGGAGGAGGAGCCCAGGCCGTCGTGCTGCGCGATGCCCCGCTCCTCAGAGGCATTCCCGGCACTCTCGTCCAGGGGAGCCTCGACCTCGGGAACCTCCTCGGCACCGTGTGGCGGCTCCACCACGCCTGGCCCGGCAGCGAGTTGACAGTCGTCGACGACGTGGGACACAACGCGGGCGCGGCCGGCGTGGTCGACGCCCTGGTCGCGGCCACCGACAGGTACGCGGCCCGTGGAACCCCCTAG
- a CDS encoding (2Fe-2S) ferredoxin domain-containing protein has product MTVRTAIGAARNRPCTLVVCRGCCCGDARKYPGYDHDWQLDRLRAAAEASGGRLAVRTTDCLGPCDQANIIVVQPSGEGRRRGGRAVWIGWSMGDDCTDEILRWVEAGGPGVTAPPATLELQFVQSAGERDRARR; this is encoded by the coding sequence GTGACTGTCCGTACGGCGATCGGTGCCGCAAGGAACCGGCCCTGCACGCTCGTCGTCTGCCGCGGCTGCTGCTGCGGCGACGCGCGCAAGTACCCCGGCTACGACCACGACTGGCAGCTGGACCGGTTGCGTGCCGCCGCCGAGGCCTCCGGCGGCCGCCTCGCGGTCCGTACGACGGACTGCCTCGGCCCCTGCGACCAGGCCAACATCATCGTCGTACAGCCCTCGGGTGAGGGCCGCAGGCGTGGTGGCCGGGCCGTGTGGATCGGCTGGTCGATGGGCGACGACTGCACCGACGAGATACTGCGCTGGGTGGAGGCCGGCGGGCCCGGCGTCACCGCTCCCCCGGCGACCCTGGAGCTGCAGTTCGTGCAGTCGGCGGGCGAACGGGACCGGGCGCGCCGCTAG
- a CDS encoding GntR family transcriptional regulator, translating into MTTVEPLGAVRERVLSSLRQEIIAGRLLPGDRLVERELAERFGVSRVPVREAIRALVAEGFVHFETPRRTVVRRLTPADVAELFELREALEVYATGLAAQRATRADLAELEELLDRAADATDADDAEAITDVNTRFHDRILAMAGNSLLISVMEPVDGRLRWLTRQNEEWPQLLAEHRELYEAIASGDRERARSHALAHVQANYRSTVRHLFGDTNSGRDADMGPGEDKGPGADTGTGTGTGTGTGTGIAVPGSGSGTDSEGEV; encoded by the coding sequence ATGACGACGGTGGAACCGCTGGGGGCGGTACGCGAGCGGGTGCTCAGCTCGCTGCGGCAGGAGATCATCGCCGGGCGGCTGCTGCCCGGCGACCGGTTGGTCGAGCGTGAGCTGGCCGAGCGGTTCGGGGTCTCCCGCGTGCCGGTCCGTGAGGCGATCCGCGCCCTGGTCGCCGAGGGGTTCGTCCACTTCGAGACCCCGCGTCGCACGGTCGTGCGCCGGCTGACCCCCGCGGACGTCGCCGAACTCTTCGAACTCCGCGAGGCACTCGAGGTGTACGCCACCGGTCTGGCCGCCCAGCGCGCCACCCGCGCCGACCTGGCCGAGCTGGAGGAACTCCTCGACCGTGCGGCGGACGCGACCGACGCCGACGACGCGGAGGCGATCACGGACGTCAACACCCGTTTCCACGACCGGATTCTGGCGATGGCAGGGAACAGCCTGCTGATCTCCGTGATGGAACCGGTCGACGGCCGGCTGCGCTGGCTCACCCGCCAGAACGAGGAATGGCCCCAACTTCTCGCCGAACACCGCGAGCTGTACGAGGCCATCGCCTCGGGCGACCGTGAGCGGGCCCGCTCACACGCCCTGGCCCACGTCCAGGCCAACTACCGCTCGACCGTCCGCCACCTCTTCGGCGACACCAACTCCGGCAGGGACGCGGACATGGGACCAGGCGAAGACAAGGGCCCAGGCGCAGACACCGGCACGGGCACGGGCACTGGCACAGGCACTGGCACAGGCATCGCGGTCCCGGGCAGCGGCTCCGGTACCGATTCCGAAGGAGAAGTGTGA
- a CDS encoding NCS1 family nucleobase:cation symporter-1, with protein MSLADPAAATGAPAFVPDPRLTNEDLAPAGKRNWKVFDLFAMWMSDVHNLGNYTFAAGLLVLGMNVWQIFTSLLVGFVLIYVGMNWMGKIGQRHGVPFPVISRISFGVWGANIPALIRAVIAIMWYGIQTYLASVAVNIMLLAAWPGLESWTHNSFLGLDALGWLSFVSLWLVQALIISQGMESVRKFQDFCGPAIWLVMIVLAIWILAKAGWTISLTSTPNPVSVGEQWRQWFGAIGLILATYGTLMLNFCDFSRFAPSYKTVKRGNFWGLPINSTAFVIVSVIVTAGSIEVFGKAITDPAHLVAEIGNKWVLILGALTFAIATMGVNIVANFVSPAYDLANVWPQKITFRIGGMISTVAALVVTPWNLFSNPTVVNYFLGGLGAFLGPLFGVIMLDYFWVKHGRIDVDELFNARPGSRYYYRKGVNPKALWAFLPAAGVSAVLALVTTFSEVAPYSWFIGTALAAGLYALLCRSERAATAPAAEPGPTPLEG; from the coding sequence GTGTCCCTCGCCGATCCCGCCGCTGCCACCGGCGCGCCAGCGTTCGTCCCCGATCCCCGGCTCACCAACGAGGACCTCGCGCCCGCGGGCAAGCGCAACTGGAAGGTCTTCGACCTCTTCGCCATGTGGATGTCCGACGTCCACAACCTCGGCAACTACACGTTCGCGGCCGGCCTGCTGGTGCTCGGCATGAACGTCTGGCAGATCTTCACCTCCCTGCTCGTCGGCTTCGTGCTCATCTACGTCGGCATGAACTGGATGGGCAAGATCGGACAGCGCCACGGCGTGCCCTTCCCGGTCATCAGCCGCATCAGCTTCGGTGTCTGGGGCGCCAACATCCCGGCCCTGATCAGGGCCGTCATCGCCATCATGTGGTACGGCATCCAGACCTATTTGGCCTCCGTCGCCGTCAACATCATGCTGCTCGCGGCCTGGCCCGGCCTCGAGTCCTGGACCCACAACTCCTTCCTCGGCCTCGACGCACTCGGCTGGCTGTCGTTCGTCTCGCTGTGGCTCGTCCAGGCACTGATCATCAGTCAGGGAATGGAGTCCGTACGGAAGTTCCAGGACTTCTGCGGGCCGGCGATCTGGCTGGTGATGATCGTCCTCGCCATCTGGATCCTCGCGAAGGCCGGCTGGACCATCTCGCTCACCTCGACCCCGAACCCGGTCTCCGTGGGTGAGCAGTGGCGGCAGTGGTTCGGCGCGATCGGGCTGATCCTCGCCACGTACGGCACGCTGATGCTCAACTTCTGCGACTTCTCGCGCTTCGCGCCCAGCTACAAGACGGTCAAGCGCGGCAACTTCTGGGGTCTGCCGATCAACTCGACGGCCTTCGTCATCGTGTCGGTCATCGTCACGGCCGGTTCCATCGAGGTGTTCGGCAAGGCCATCACCGACCCCGCCCACCTCGTCGCCGAGATCGGCAACAAGTGGGTCCTGATCCTGGGCGCGCTGACCTTCGCCATCGCCACCATGGGCGTCAACATCGTCGCCAACTTCGTCTCCCCCGCCTACGACCTGGCCAACGTCTGGCCGCAGAAGATCACCTTCAGGATCGGCGGCATGATCAGCACGGTGGCCGCGCTGGTCGTGACCCCGTGGAACCTCTTCTCCAACCCCACGGTCGTCAACTACTTCCTGGGCGGCCTCGGCGCCTTCCTGGGCCCGCTGTTCGGCGTGATCATGCTCGACTACTTCTGGGTGAAGCACGGCCGCATCGACGTCGACGAACTGTTCAACGCCCGGCCCGGCTCCCGCTACTACTACCGCAAGGGCGTCAACCCCAAGGCCCTGTGGGCGTTCCTGCCCGCGGCCGGTGTCTCCGCGGTGCTCGCCCTCGTGACGACCTTCAGCGAGGTCGCCCCGTACTCCTGGTTCATCGGGACGGCGCTGGCCGCCGGACTGTACGCGCTGCTGTGCCGCTCCGAGCGCGCCGCCACGGCCCCCGCCGCCGAGCCGGGCCCGACTCCCTTGGAGGGCTGA